One Rosa chinensis cultivar Old Blush chromosome 3, RchiOBHm-V2, whole genome shotgun sequence DNA window includes the following coding sequences:
- the LOC112193234 gene encoding uncharacterized protein LOC112193234 isoform X1, whose amino-acid sequence MRVTGRDVPLREVWVSVRSGVGLGSHISIHRSSASLSIHADVHSTLSVAALRHHFQICGRALSIRVGSRDTSYCVQIYGFVIIQFLCRRNPSHLELFPIEQSDEAKEGAFHRQNSKEAQEEGREELELNIKDESSEFRLPTDQELEQEAHQPPDLSHLQGRLKETVGKTCMLISYTNITFPTLTFGLWDTAGWSYKRLYHKNTLLWKAFYRS is encoded by the exons ATGAGAGTTACCGGACGGGATGTTCCTCTCCGGGAAGTTTGGGTTTCTGTTAGATCTGGAGTAGGACTCGGTTCACACATCTCTATTCACCGtagctctgcctctctctctatACATGCCGACGTCCATTCTACGTTATCTGTAGCAGCGCTCCGACATCATTTTCAGATATGTGGCAGGGCTCTCTCTATTAGAGTTGGGTCTCGAGATACTTCGTATTGTGTTCAGATCTATG GGTTTGTGATTATACAGTTTCTATGCCGTCGAAACCCATCCCATCTTGAACTATTCCCGATTGAGCAGTCCG ACGAAGCAAAAGAAGGAGCCTTTCACCGCCAAAATTCCAAAGAAGCCCAAGAAGAAGGTAGAGAGGAACTGGAATTAAATATCAAGGATGAATCTTCTGAGTTCAGATTACCAACTGACCAG GAACTTGAACAAGAGGCGCATCAACCTCCTGATCTTTCACACCTTCAGGGGAGGTTAAAAGAGA CTGTTGGAAAAACTTGCATGCTGATCTCTTATACCAACATTACCTTCCCCACT TTAACCTTTGGATTATGGGACACTGCAG GCTGGTCTTATAAGCGCTTATATCATAAAAACACTCTACTTTGGAAG GCATTCTACAGATCGTGA
- the LOC112193234 gene encoding uncharacterized protein LOC112193234 isoform X2 has translation MRVTGRDVPLREVWVSVRSGVGLGSHISIHRSSASLSIHADVHSTLSVAALRHHFQICGRALSIRVGSRDTSYCVQIYGFVIIQFLCRRNPSHLELFPIEQSDEAKEGAFHRQNSKEAQEEGREELELNIKDESSEFRLPTDQELEQEAHQPPDLSHLQGRLKESWSYKRLYHKNTLLWKAFYRS, from the exons ATGAGAGTTACCGGACGGGATGTTCCTCTCCGGGAAGTTTGGGTTTCTGTTAGATCTGGAGTAGGACTCGGTTCACACATCTCTATTCACCGtagctctgcctctctctctatACATGCCGACGTCCATTCTACGTTATCTGTAGCAGCGCTCCGACATCATTTTCAGATATGTGGCAGGGCTCTCTCTATTAGAGTTGGGTCTCGAGATACTTCGTATTGTGTTCAGATCTATG GGTTTGTGATTATACAGTTTCTATGCCGTCGAAACCCATCCCATCTTGAACTATTCCCGATTGAGCAGTCCG ACGAAGCAAAAGAAGGAGCCTTTCACCGCCAAAATTCCAAAGAAGCCCAAGAAGAAGGTAGAGAGGAACTGGAATTAAATATCAAGGATGAATCTTCTGAGTTCAGATTACCAACTGACCAG GAACTTGAACAAGAGGCGCATCAACCTCCTGATCTTTCACACCTTCAGGGGAGGTTAAAAGAGA GCTGGTCTTATAAGCGCTTATATCATAAAAACACTCTACTTTGGAAG GCATTCTACAGATCGTGA